The Rhodopseudomonas palustris genome window below encodes:
- a CDS encoding polysaccharide deacetylase family protein translates to MKHFRHNIIRAGLEALYYTGAHRVLRPIFSGIGTVFMLHNVRPARDDSFQPNRHLEVTPDFLRATLRHLRELGIDLVPMDELHRRLRARDFSRRFACITLDDGYRDNRDFALPVFEEFGAPFTVFVTSDFAEGSGRLWWVTLERLIAAQSRIDVSIDGQELRLDTATPEAKQAAFDRLHDLLRSLPNGGDLDAAMTALCLRYGIDETAAARQLCLPWNELRSFAAHPLVTIGAHGITHCMLRRQTELVAAHELTGSRARIQDELQQAVDHLAYPYGDRASAGPREFAIAQAVGYKTAVTTRPGMMFAECADHLTALPRVSLNGHYQDDRLLPVLTSGAATAVWNGFRRVAAA, encoded by the coding sequence ATGAAGCACTTTCGCCACAATATTATCCGCGCCGGGCTCGAAGCCCTTTATTACACCGGCGCGCATCGGGTGCTGCGCCCGATCTTTTCCGGAATCGGCACGGTTTTCATGCTGCACAACGTGCGGCCGGCCCGCGACGATTCGTTTCAGCCAAATCGCCACCTCGAGGTCACGCCGGACTTCCTCCGCGCCACGCTGCGCCATCTGCGCGAGCTCGGAATCGATCTGGTGCCGATGGACGAGTTGCACCGACGGCTGCGTGCGCGCGATTTCAGCCGTCGCTTCGCCTGCATCACGCTGGATGACGGCTATCGCGACAACCGCGATTTCGCCTTGCCGGTATTCGAAGAATTCGGCGCACCGTTCACCGTTTTCGTCACCTCCGACTTCGCCGAAGGCTCCGGCCGGCTGTGGTGGGTGACGCTGGAACGGCTGATCGCCGCCCAGAGCCGGATCGATGTTTCGATCGACGGCCAGGAGCTGCGTCTCGACACGGCGACGCCCGAAGCCAAGCAGGCGGCATTCGACCGGCTGCACGATCTGTTGCGCAGCCTGCCGAACGGCGGCGATCTCGATGCCGCGATGACGGCGCTGTGCCTACGTTACGGGATCGACGAAACCGCCGCGGCGCGCCAACTGTGCCTACCCTGGAACGAATTGCGCAGCTTCGCCGCGCACCCGCTGGTGACGATCGGCGCGCACGGCATCACCCATTGCATGCTGCGCCGGCAGACCGAGCTGGTCGCCGCGCACGAACTCACCGGCAGCCGCGCCCGCATCCAGGACGAGCTGCAACAGGCGGTCGACCACCTCGCTTATCCGTATGGCGACAGGGCGTCTGCCGGTCCGCGGGAATTCGCGATCGCGCAGGCGGTCGGCTACAAGACTGCGGTGACCACGCGCCCCGGCATGATGTTCGCCGAGTGTGCCGATCACCTCACCGCGCTGCCGCGGGTCTCGCTCAACGGTCATTACCAGGACGACCGGCTGTTGCCGGTGCTGACTTCCGGGGCAGCGACGGCAGTGTGGAACGGCTTCCGCCGCGTTGCTGCGGCGTGA
- a CDS encoding SDR family oxidoreductase, with the protein MFKDLFSLQGRVALVTGGSRGIGKMIAAGFLAYGATRVYITARKAAACQATADELTEMYPGECVALPIDISTMAGIDMLAAEIKRRESSLDILVNNAGAAWAADFDEFPESGWDKVMDLNVKTPFFLTKALAPLLRAAASAEQPGKVINIASIDGIFVNPLETYPYAASKAGLIHLTRRLAVRLIKDHIVVTAIAPGPFASDMNKAARDESDAVAKRVPAGRIGTDEDMAGTAVFLASRAGDYVVGSTVTVDGGVAFANPGIKGDGWA; encoded by the coding sequence ATGTTCAAGGATCTGTTTTCGCTGCAAGGCCGCGTCGCTCTGGTGACCGGCGGCTCGCGCGGCATCGGCAAGATGATCGCGGCCGGCTTTCTCGCCTACGGCGCGACGCGCGTTTACATCACCGCGCGCAAGGCCGCAGCGTGTCAGGCCACCGCCGATGAACTCACCGAAATGTATCCCGGCGAGTGCGTTGCTCTGCCGATCGACATCTCGACCATGGCGGGCATCGACATGCTGGCCGCCGAGATCAAGCGCCGCGAGAGCTCGCTCGACATTCTGGTCAACAACGCCGGCGCCGCCTGGGCCGCCGACTTCGACGAATTCCCGGAGAGCGGCTGGGACAAGGTGATGGACCTCAACGTCAAGACGCCGTTCTTCCTGACCAAGGCGCTGGCGCCGCTGCTGCGCGCCGCCGCAAGCGCCGAACAGCCCGGCAAGGTGATCAACATCGCCTCGATCGACGGCATCTTCGTCAATCCGCTCGAGACCTATCCCTACGCGGCGTCGAAGGCCGGCCTGATCCACCTCACCCGCCGGCTGGCGGTGCGGCTGATCAAGGACCACATCGTTGTCACTGCGATCGCGCCGGGTCCGTTCGCCTCCGACATGAACAAAGCGGCGCGCGACGAGTCCGATGCAGTCGCCAAGCGCGTCCCGGCGGGCCGGATCGGCACCGACGAGGACATGGCCGGCACCGCCGTGTTCCTCGCCTCCCGCGCCGGCGACTACGTGGTCGGCTCGACCGTGACGGTCGACGGCGGCGTCGCCTTCGCCAACCCGGGCATCAAGGGCGACGGCTGGGCGTAA
- a CDS encoding OmpA family protein, whose translation MRGLYSSSGKWWPGAIPLVILWAIAAWTTMPAVEADLGARATAALKDTVLDKTKITAAGRDITLTAEAFSEEGRRAAVSAVEAVPGLRLVNDRTKLVPEASPYVWSIERDVVRVTLTGSAPLPASRTRLADGARAAVNGTEVVDRMALARGAPQRFDAAAMLLIDQIAKLKQGKITLTGTQVALKGMAKDLGGRESIAAALRSLPDGYTVGENDIEAPPYVFRAYKDPVAGQVTLDGYVPDNNVHAALAAATGRKFFSEKVVDNLKASVGAPKGFLEAATPALGALSRLSTGTLVLSDREVHLSGDALYEVAANQIRGGLNKELPQGWTVKADLSVKPAAAPVDASVCQQLFNGLLAKATIQFESASASIDKDSAALLDRLIETAMRCPNAKIEIAGHTDSDGDPAFNQSLSEKRAREVVDYMVRAGLSPERLQAFGYGSKIPVAGNDTDAGKAKNRRIDFVVR comes from the coding sequence ATGCGCGGACTCTACAGCTCCAGCGGTAAATGGTGGCCCGGCGCCATTCCGTTGGTTATCCTCTGGGCTATCGCCGCTTGGACGACGATGCCGGCCGTGGAAGCCGATCTTGGCGCTCGCGCCACGGCTGCGCTCAAGGACACCGTCCTCGACAAAACGAAGATCACCGCTGCGGGCCGCGACATCACGCTGACCGCCGAGGCGTTCTCCGAAGAAGGGCGCCGCGCCGCGGTGTCCGCGGTTGAGGCAGTGCCGGGCCTCCGTTTGGTGAACGACCGGACCAAGCTGGTACCGGAAGCCTCTCCTTATGTCTGGTCAATTGAGCGCGATGTCGTCCGCGTGACCCTGACCGGCAGCGCGCCGTTGCCGGCGAGCCGTACTCGGCTGGCCGATGGCGCGCGGGCGGCGGTGAACGGCACCGAGGTGGTCGACCGGATGGCTCTGGCGCGCGGCGCCCCGCAACGGTTCGACGCCGCCGCGATGCTGCTGATCGACCAGATCGCCAAGCTGAAGCAGGGCAAGATCACCCTCACCGGCACCCAGGTTGCGCTGAAGGGCATGGCCAAGGATCTCGGCGGCCGTGAATCGATCGCCGCGGCGCTGCGCAGCCTTCCTGACGGCTACACCGTTGGCGAGAACGACATTGAGGCGCCGCCTTACGTGTTCCGGGCCTACAAGGACCCGGTCGCCGGGCAGGTCACGCTGGATGGCTACGTGCCGGACAATAATGTGCATGCGGCGCTGGCCGCCGCCACCGGCCGCAAGTTCTTCAGCGAAAAGGTGGTCGACAACCTCAAGGCGAGCGTCGGCGCCCCGAAGGGCTTCCTCGAAGCCGCAACGCCGGCGCTCGGCGCGCTGTCGCGGCTGTCGACCGGCACCCTGGTACTGTCGGACCGTGAGGTTCATCTGTCCGGCGACGCCCTTTACGAGGTCGCCGCCAATCAGATCCGCGGCGGTCTGAACAAGGAGCTGCCGCAGGGCTGGACCGTGAAGGCCGATCTGTCGGTCAAGCCGGCCGCCGCGCCGGTCGATGCCTCGGTGTGCCAGCAATTGTTCAACGGGCTGCTGGCCAAGGCCACCATCCAGTTCGAATCCGCAAGCGCCAGCATCGACAAGGATTCCGCCGCGCTGCTCGACCGGCTGATCGAAACCGCGATGCGCTGCCCGAATGCCAAGATCGAAATCGCCGGCCACACCGACAGCGACGGCGATCCTGCGTTCAACCAGTCGTTGTCGGAAAAGCGCGCCCGCGAGGTGGTCGACTATATGGTGCGGGCCGGCCTGTCGCCGGAGCGTCTCCAGGCGTTCGGCTACGGCAGCAAGATCCCGGTCGCCGGCAACGACACCGACGCTGGCAAGGCGAAGAATCGCCGGATCGATTTCGTGGTCAGGTGA
- a CDS encoding lysylphosphatidylglycerol synthase domain-containing protein yields MRIAIRRTIEVLREKQILHKLGVAVSIAVIAAACYVLYHILRGIDHDRVLDAMGQTEPTLIALAALFVAAGYFTLTFYDLFAVHAIGRDDVPYRVNALAAFTSYSIGHNVGASALTGGAVRYRIYSAWGLDAIDVAKVCFLAGLTFWLGNAAVLGLGVAYHPEAASAVDLLPPAVNRVLALLILAGLMVYVAWVSFKPRCVGRGSWTVTLPGGKLTLLQIAIGIVDLGFCALAMYVLTPDEPNVGFVVVAVIFVSATLLGFASHSPGGLGVFDAAMLVGLWQMDKEELLAGMLLFRLLYYIVPFVISVVVLAVREIVLGARLKRVRPLAEALKPEPVRGDPSPG; encoded by the coding sequence ATGCGGATCGCAATACGCAGAACGATCGAAGTTCTGCGCGAGAAGCAAATCCTGCACAAACTCGGTGTTGCGGTCAGCATCGCGGTCATCGCGGCCGCTTGCTACGTTCTGTACCACATCCTGCGCGGCATCGACCACGATCGCGTGCTCGACGCGATGGGCCAGACCGAGCCGACCTTGATCGCGCTCGCTGCATTGTTCGTCGCCGCCGGCTATTTCACCCTGACGTTCTACGATCTGTTCGCCGTTCACGCGATCGGCCGCGACGACGTGCCTTACCGGGTCAACGCGCTCGCCGCCTTCACCAGCTATTCGATCGGCCACAATGTCGGCGCCAGCGCGCTGACCGGCGGCGCGGTGCGCTACCGGATCTACTCGGCCTGGGGGCTCGATGCGATCGACGTCGCCAAGGTGTGTTTCCTTGCCGGCCTGACGTTCTGGCTCGGCAACGCCGCGGTGCTCGGCCTCGGCGTCGCCTATCATCCCGAGGCGGCGTCTGCGGTCGATCTGTTGCCGCCCGCGGTCAACCGCGTGCTGGCGCTGCTGATCCTTGCCGGCTTGATGGTCTATGTCGCGTGGGTGTCATTCAAGCCGCGCTGCGTCGGGCGCGGCAGTTGGACGGTGACCCTGCCGGGCGGCAAGCTGACGCTGCTGCAGATCGCGATCGGCATCGTCGATCTCGGCTTCTGCGCGCTCGCGATGTACGTGCTGACCCCCGATGAGCCCAATGTCGGCTTCGTGGTGGTCGCGGTGATCTTCGTGTCGGCGACGCTGCTCGGTTTCGCCAGCCATTCGCCCGGTGGGCTCGGCGTGTTCGACGCCGCGATGCTGGTCGGGCTGTGGCAGATGGACAAGGAAGAGCTGCTCGCCGGCATGCTGCTGTTCCGCCTGCTGTACTACATCGTGCCGTTCGTGATATCGGTCGTCGTGCTTGCGGTCCGGGAGATCGTGCTCGGTGCGCGGCTGAAGCGGGTTCGTCCGCTGGCCGAAGCGCTGAAGCCGGAACCGGTGCGCGGAGATCCCTCACCAGGTTGA